In a single window of the Zea mays cultivar B73 chromosome 5, Zm-B73-REFERENCE-NAM-5.0, whole genome shotgun sequence genome:
- the LOC100278884 gene encoding uncharacterized protein LOC100278884 precursor, translating into MTLSFRLVAGVLLVLALALLSSSAEERSAGRAASVSAMGSDHDQTSEAPVPPLRPLGSRKPKAAPPPPHPRASIRTRPSPRSRLLQPPPPPPGS; encoded by the coding sequence ATGACACTCTCGTTTAGGCTGGTCGCCGGCGTTCTTCTGGTCCTGGCATTAGCTCTGCTCTCTTCGAGCGCGGAGGAGAGGAGCGCCGGGCGCGCTGCCAGTGTCAGCGCGATGGGCTCAGATCACGATCAGACGTCGGAAGCTCCGGTGCCGCCGTTGAGGCCTCTTGGCTCGAGGAAACCGAAGGCGGCTCCGCCCCCGCCTCATCCACGGGCGAGTATAAGGACAAGGCCATCTCCTCGATCTCGTTTGTtacaaccgccgccgccgccaccaggcTCGTAG